A genomic region of Alnus glutinosa chromosome 11, dhAlnGlut1.1, whole genome shotgun sequence contains the following coding sequences:
- the LOC133881140 gene encoding thaumatin-like protein 1b, with product MSVLSIASLILMLFVVADARILGVYTGGQWESDHATFYGGDDASGTIGAHSVKIIVKNNCAYTIWPADVTSAAQSHLSNTGFKLASKASTSLDVPAPWNGQFWARTRCYTDGSGKFTCATADCGSGQVACNGNGGAPPVSLAEFNLAASGGQDFYDISLEDGFNLPLSITPQGGSTSCIAPSCAADVNKACPAKLRVIGSDGSVIGCNSTCIEFNQPQNCCTSTTCPPTIYSMLFKKQCPQAYSYAYDDLTSLFSCSGRPNYIVTFCP from the exons ATGAGTGTTCTAAGCATTGCTTCCCTAATTCTCATGCTTTTTGTGGTGGCTGACGCTAGAATCCTCGGGGTTTACACCGGTGGGCAGTGGGAGAGCGACCACGCTACATTCTATGGTGGAGACGACGCTTCTGGAACTATAG GTGCTCACTCTGTTAAAATAATCGTAAAAAACAACTGTGCGTATACTATCTGGCCAGCAGACGTAACATCAGCTGCACAATCTCACTTATCAAACACTGGATTTAAGCTAGCATCTAAAGCATCCACATCACTTGATGTCCCAGCTCCATGGAACGGCCAGTTTTGGGCCCGAACCAGATGCTACACAGATGGCTCGGGAAAGTTCACTTGCGCTACTGCAGATTGTGGCTCCGGTCAGGTTGCATGCAATGGCAACGGTGGAGCCCCACCAGTGTCTTTGGCAGAATTCAACTTAGCAGCGAGTGGCGGACAAGATTTCTATGATATCAGCCTTGAAGATGGCTTCAACTTGCCTCTATCAATAACTCCACAGGGCGGTTCCACTTCATGCATTGCACCCAGCTGTGCTGCCGATGTGAACAAGGCTTGCCCGGCAAAGCTAAGAGTGATAGGGTCTGATGGGAGTGTGATTGGTTGCAATAGTACATGCATAGAGTTCAATCAGCCACAAAATTGTTGCACCTCAACCACATGCCCACCCACGATCTACTCTATGTTGTTCAAGAAACAGTGTCCGCAGGCCTATAGTTATGCTTATGATGATCTTACTAGCCTCTTTTCGTGCTCAGGCAGACCTAACTACATTGTCACATTCTGTCCATga
- the LOC133881141 gene encoding uncharacterized protein LOC133881141 produces MGQFVAALIATIPVHRDRNDTIGCSSAIFSRQNSPKFFGEEGPMMADDWITFHEDLTEMLSCTESQKVAYAGLKLKGEANYWWKSKKLDLTREYGQGVPIPWERFKQEFNDCFFPRAQNQQCARDFQDLKQGTMSVEHYSAEFQKLSKYAPSLVPDEETKAERFCNGLIPLILEMIIFMKVTDYTDMVHTATMAEKGIRIAAADFVSRKRSASTVAPPLLPSKRQSGSSSAGSQGRTSTYSSQGNGSRPRCKTCGKLHSGERRTRSNACYRCGKSGHFARECTQWEHIEGRDHRPALISRGLLC; encoded by the coding sequence ATGGGTCAGTTTGTGGCAGCCTTGATTGCCACCATACCAGTTCATAGAGATCGTAACGACACTATCGGGTGTTCCTCAGCTATTTTCAGTCGACAGAACTCACCTAAGTTCTTCGGTGAAGAGGGGCCTATGATGGCTGATGATTGGATTACTTTTCATGAAGACTTGACTGAAATGTTGAGCTGCACGGAAAGTCAGAAAGTAGCTTATGCAGGTCTAAAGCTTAAAGGTGAAGCTAATTATTGGTGGAAGTCCAAAAAGCTCGACCTGACTAGAGAGTATGGGCAGGGTGTTCCTATCCCCTGGGAGCGTTTCAAACAGGAATTCAACGATTGTTTCTTTCCTCGTGCGCAGAATCAGCAGTGTGCAAGGGATTTTCAGGATCTGAAGCAGGGGACTATGTCAGTTGAACACTATTCAGCTGAATTTCAGAAGTTGTCAAAGTACGCCCCATCTCTCGTTCCTGATGAGGAAACAAAAGCGGAGAGATTCTGCAATGGCCTGATACCGCTCATTCTGGAGATGATCATCTTTATGAAGGTGACAGACTATACTGATATGGTGCATACAGCCACCATGGCAGAAAAAGGGATCAGGATTGCGGCTGCAGATTTTGTTAGCAGGAAACGGTCGGCATCTACTGTAGCACCTCCTCTACTGCCATCGAAGAGGCAATCTGGGAGTAGTAGTGCGGGGTCTCAGGGAAGGACTAGCACATATTCTAGCCAAGGAAATGGTAGCAGACCACGATGCAAAACGTGTGGGAAGCTGCATTCGGGTGAGCGCAGGACCAGGTCGAATGCATGTTACCGATGTGGCAAGTCGGGCCACTTTGCTAGGGAGTGCACACAATGGGAGCATATAGAGGGCAGGGATCACAGGCCAGCATTAATCAGCCGAGGCTTATTGTGTTAG